In Chitinophagaceae bacterium, the DNA window GTGATGAAACAGTGGCTGGCAAACAGAATTACATGAATCACTCAGCCGGTATAGTTGTCCGTTTTGGTAAACATGATACCGATAAAGATGGAATTGAAGATGATGAAGATGCATGTGTTGATGAACCGGGACCTGCAACAACAATGGGTTGTCCTGATCGCGACAATGATGGTGTAGCTGATAAATCTGATGCTTGCCCGGATGCAGCAGGCCCTGTAACTCTTAATGGTTGTCCTGATGCAGATGCTGATGGTATTGCAGATAAGGATGATCGTTGCCCAAGCGTAGCAGGAACCAAAGCTTTGAATGGTTGTCCTGACCGTGATGGTGATGCTGTTGCAGATATGGATGACTTGTGTCCTGATCAAAAAGGTCTTGTTGATATGAAGGGTTGCCCTGATACGGATGGTGATAAAGTTTCCGATAAGGATGATAAATGTCCAACCAGAGCAGGAACAGTTGCGCTCAAAGGTTGTCCTGACCGCGATGCTGATGGTATAGCTGACGATGATGACCGTTGCCCACAAGATGCAGGACCTGCATCAAATGGTGGTTGTCCTGTTCCAAAGGCTGAGGAAATTCAATCTATCAATGTAAGTGCTAAATCAATTCAGTTTGTAACCGGTAGCGATAAGATTCAGGCAGGTTCTTATGGAACGCTTGACAATATTTCTTCCCTGATGATGAAATATCCAAACACACGCTGGAGCATTGAAGGCCATACGGATAATGTTGGTAAGGAAGCGAAAAACCTTGCGCTGTCAAAAGCCCGTGCAGCTTCAGTTAAGAATTATTTTATTTCGAAAGGCGTCAGCGCTGATCGTCTGGATTCTGAAGGATATGGTCAGATTCGTCCTATAGCAGACAACAAAACTGCAGCAGGCCGCACTGAAAACCGTCGTGTTGAAATCAAGTTGATAGAAATCAACGTGAAGCAATAAATTAAAACTGTAATTGTAATTTCAAAACCGCCCTGATGCATAATCAGGGCGGTTTTTTTGTTTGCTTTAAATTTTTTCAATACCACCCATTTCATTCGGTAATGAATTCGATTTGAAGCAAATTGCCAAAATGCGATTATTGAAATGAACAGCTCAAAGCTAAGATCACCTATTTCTGTTTTGAACTTAAAAATGCGCGTTAAACATTCGCGGTTCTGCCTTTCCTATTAATATATTTGTTGCACCATGCGCAGGTCATACCTTTACCTTCATACTGCTATTTTACTCTGGGGCTTCACCGGTATTTTTGCAAGAGCTATTGATCTTACAGAAGGAGTGCTTGTATGGTATCGGCTGCTCCTCACTTCCATTTGCTGGCTGGTTATTGCTGTTGTTACCAAAAAAGTGAGCGTGTTGCCTTTGAAAGAAGCCTTGCGAATCAGCTTTGTAGGATTGCTCGTTGCTATTCACTGGTTATTTTTTTACGGGTCTATCAAGTATTCCAATATTTCTGTGGGAATGAGTTGTCTGGCAATGATTGCCGTTTTTTCATCTATTCTTGAACCACTGATCACCGGTCGCAGGTTTCAATGGTTCGAGTTGGGTTTGGCAATGTTCGCTGCTTTGGGCATGTTCCTGATTTTTGAATTTAACGTGCAATACCGGACAGGTGTTTTCCTTGGATTGATCTCTGCATTCCTCGGTTCTTATTTCACCATCAGAAATAAAATGCTGATGGCTGACTACAATTCAGAAACAGTAACCACTTATGAATTGTGCAGCGGATTCATTTATCTGACACTGCTGATGCCATTATATCTGTGGCTTTTCCCGACCCAAAAATATTTGCCCGCATCAGGAGATTGGATATTACTTGCGGTGTTTACTGTTGTGTGTACTGTGATTCCATTTAATCTTTCGATGAAAGCATTAAGAAACATTTCCGCTTTTACCGCCAATCTCTCTATCAATATGGAACCACTGTATGGTATTACGCTTGCTTTTATTTTTTACCATGAACAGGATGATCTTCATCCCGGATTTTACGCGGGCACACTTATTATTTTATCCTCTGTAGTGATCTACATGTTTTTAAAATTCCGGCAATTGAGAAAGAGCAGGCAAGCAGCAACAGAAGATTTGGCCAGTGCAGAATTATTATAGCATGGGAAGTTTATAAAAATGAATCAAATGCATTTCCCGTATGCATCAATTCATCAGTCTGAAGTTATCCAATAAGCCATCACTTCCCATCGGCCGATTTTAAAACTTCGTATCGAATCTGCATGAACTGCAAGTTGAATTCCCTGCAGTGAATATGCCTGGTTCGATTCTGCTTCATCCGGTTCAGATAAAATCAGCGCAGGATTTTGTTGAAGAATATCATGGTCATTCATAAAATGATACCAGACAGGTTTTGAAATTACGCGGCTGTCCCATGTTAACGAAGGTGCCCATGGACCTAAAACAATTGCATCATAGTGATTGCGAAAACATTCTGAGAGGTAATTGTTGGCGTTTCTGATATTGAATTGGCGGTTAGCCAGCAACGAGAAATAAGCGAAAGTGTTCACTGACATCAACAACAAAAGCAACACTATTCCGGCGAACCTGGATTTTGTGTTTTTATATTGATGAAAAATTAATTGACTGATAACAACTGCAGATAAAAAACCACCAGCGAAATAATAACTTACCAAATATCTTGCTGGTAAATAAACCATAGTGAGCTTGTGGAGTTCAAGCAATACCCAACAAGCGCTGATGGCAAAAAGTATTTTAAACCTTGCATCAGTGTTTTGTTTCCATAAATAACAACCGGTGAGAAAGCAGGCGAAGAACAATGTATTCGTTAACCAGGCAGATGTGCTGAACAAAATGTTTACGATGTTGAATGCAATGGTTTTTGGAATGGAAGAAAGTGTTGCATACTTGCCGGTAGATTCTTCCTGCAATACATAATTGAATATTGCACGGTTGGGAATATACCAGCAGACGATATAGAAGATTAAAAAAAGCAACATCCAGCCAATTGCAATTATCAAAGACCTGCTGATTTTAGCAGTGATGTTATCTTTCTTTTTATTGATCAATAAAAGGAAAAATAATACAAGCGGAATCAGTGAAATGATATACACAAACTGAATCTTCGAATAGTAGGCGAGAGCAATATAGAACGAGGAAAGAAACAGGTGCATTTGCTGCCGGCAATTGTTTGCAACAAATAAAAAGATGTAAAATATTCCCGAAAGAATAAAAACGGTGGAAAGCATTTCACTCAGACTGAAATGTGCATATTGAAATACATAATACTGCAGCATGGTTGTTAAGCTCATAATAATAATCACCGGCCGGAAGTGAAGATTGCTTAACAGGAAAAAAATAAATCCGAAAACTATTAATAGAATGGTAATTCTTGCAACAGTGAGATGAGTGCCGAATAGTTGCAATGGAATATACAGCGCCAGATTGAAGAGCGGTGTTTTAATGAGATTGTCACATTCCATGAAATCCAATTTGCCATGGTTGATGTAATTACGGAGCTGGCTTGTGTTTAATCCTTCATCGGTAAAAGCATCGCGACTGGAAGAAAGATGAATATCCGGGTCTGCGCCAAGAAAGGGCAGGTGCAGCAGCAGTACAACTGAGAGCAGCAGAAGACCTAATCGCAGCATCAGTTTATCATTCATCATATTATAAAACTGAAAAATTTCCTGGTGATATGTTCCAGTCGTATGGTTTGAAAATAAGCTTTCTGAGTTGGTTCCTGTTTATTCCGTAGTGATTACTTATAAGTTGAATGATGCCCGCTTGTCCGCCAAAGTCACCACGGTACCATTTGAAAATGGAAGATACCTTTGCACTGCTGCGATCATTATTGAGAATTACTTCCTGATCAAGAAATGTTTTCATGGCATTATTCAATTGTTGATCTGATTCATCCGGTGAATAGAAAGAAATCGCAGGACAACTAACGGCACCACAGTTTAAAGCAAAATGAATTCTGAAGTCGAGAGGTACGCGAAGTTGCTTTTCAAAATTAGAGGGCATCATTTTTTGCAGGTATCCCATGCTCCACCAAATTGATGAATTTCTGAGCATGCCATGTTCTATATCATTTAAAGAGAGGAGTGTGCCGGAGAGATTTATTTTTCTCCCGCTGAAAAAATTAATTCTGTTGAGCCGGTTTGAAAAATCAGGAGTTTGTTTTTGAATGAGCCACTGCACAAATGCATTGTACAAATTGATCCAGTAAATTTTCCTCCTGTTCTCATTCATTAATTCTTCATAGAGTATTCGTGCTGGTTTGCGCTCCAATTCTTGAATAAACAATTCAGAGGAAGTGTTGGTTTTGATAGCAAGCAACAATTGTTGTGAAAGAATAACGGAGTTCATTTCGAAGGTTGAAGTTGGTGCTGATATAAGTTGCACACAACGATAGAGGAATTCAAAACGCAACTTTTAACGCATCAACCACTCTCTGCAACATATTATCATCCACATCTAAATGCGTGACCATACGCACCTGGTTTTTCCCGATAGGAATGGCAAGAATTTGCTGCGCCTTTAATTTTTGTACAAACTGGTCGGCTGCATATTGTTCTTTCAATTTGAAAATGATGATGTTGGTTTCAACGGGCATTAACCATTCAACATACGCTGAAGTGGTAAGCACATTTCCGATTTCCTTTGCTCTTAGGTGATCTTCGATAAGACGATTGATGTGATGATCAAGCGCATAAATTCCTGCTGCAGCAAGAATGCCTGCCTGCCGCATGCCACCACCAAATATTTTACGGTACTTTCTTGCACGCTTAATAAAATCTTTATTTGAAATAAGCAGTGAGCCGACAGGACAACCCAATCCTTTAGATAAGCAACAGGATACTGAATCGAAATGCATTCCCACTTCAACAGGTTGCACGTTTAATTCCACCAGCGCATTAAAGATACGGGCGCCATCTAAATGAATTTTTAGTCCGGCGTCATGTGCAGTTTTACTAAGGTTCATTATTTCTTCCAAACTATAGTAACTGCCACCACCACGATTGGCTGTGTTTTCAATACTTACCAGACGTGTAGTTGCACTGTGGTCGTTAATGGGATTTACATTGTCTGTAATGTCATTGGGTTTGATCCTGCCTCTGTCGCCATTGATGAGCCGTACAGAACAACCGGAGTGAAAAGCGATGCCACCGGCTTCATAGTAATACACATGATTCGTGCGCTCAATTATTACTTCATCACCGGGCTGAGTATGGGTTTTTACAGCGATCTGATTGGTCATTGTCCCTGACGGACAGTATAAGGCTGCTTCCATTCCAAAGAGCGTTGCCGCCTTTGCTTCGAGCGCATTGATGCTCGGATCATCACCAAAAACATCATCACCTACAGGTGCTTGCATCATGGCTTCGAGCATTGGCTTGGTTGGGCGTGTTACGGTGTCGCTTCTGAGGTCGATCATTTTGTGCAGGGTTGAATGTCTAAATAAATGGATCGTTAATGCCTGAATTAATTGTTTTATGCGCGGTGCAGAAGTTTATCAATAAAATCAAGTCCTAAGGAGGGTTTTAAGAGAAGTGTATACACCACACCGAAGACCGCGCCATAGAAGTGTGCATCGTGGTTAATGTTATCACCGCCTTGCCTGGCCATGTACCAGGAATATCCAAGGTATAAAACACCCATTACTATACCCGGCATGGGTAAGAAATAGAAGTAGATGGTTCCTAACGGATCAAGAAACACAAATGCAAAAAGTACAGCGGAAACAGCACCTGATGCGCCAAGACTATTGTACCAGGAGTGGTTCTGATGTTTGATATAAGTAGGCAGATCAGAGATGATCATCCCGCCGAGATACAGCACAATGAAATACCAGGTGGAACGCATTCCAAAATTGTAATCGTAATAATACTTTACAATAGAACTGAAGGAGTAAAAGACAATGATGTTGAAAAGGAGATGTGTCCAGTTAGCATGAATGAATCCGGATGAAATGAAACGGTACCATTGTCTGCCATGTTTTACGGCATAGGGATTCATGAGGAGGCGGTTCATGAGATCGGTGGATTGAAATGCCGCAATGGAAGTGGCGACAGTGAGTATGATAATTAGGAGCGTTATGTCAAAGGCCATGGTATTTATTTGAGGCGACAAATATGAGGAGATAAGTTGGGATTAGCGGCAGGTAAGAATGTGGTGCTCTTCAAAAAAAATAATCATGAGTTAACATATAATCACCTCGTGGCCCCTCAAGGGGCCCCTCACGCGGGTACCTTTCTGTAGCTGTGTTTGAACGGTATTGCTTAATTTGAATAAATGGGTTTTGCTCCTTCCTGTTTCACCCGATTGAAATCGGGTGCAATTGGATACCTGTGTGATGTTTTTGATCGCCTTTGCCATGCATGTTCTTTGTTTAGGCGCGCCATTTTTCATAAAGTCATTCAGGAGGAAACTCCTCTGCTGCGCGATTGTATATATACAATGCCATTTTTCATTCTTATAAAATGCAGACTACTCATTGCTTTGAATAACCTATGCAATCATTTTGAAGGAGGTTCCTCCTGAATGACGGCCGGAATGGAAAGAATCGGCTTTACTTTGCAACGCAAACGACAAGAGAAAACTTTATTTATACGGTATTGAAATCAGTCATAATGAAAATTAGTAGTGTGTTCGTTATCCATTGCCGTTGAATTTATTCAACGGCGAATTGATCCTACTCATTTATATTTCACCCGATTAAAATCGGGTGCAATTGGATACCTGTGTGATGTTTTTGATCGCCTTTGCCATGCATGTTCTTTGTTTAGGCGCGCCATTTTTCATAAAGTCATTCAGGAGGAAACTCCTCTGCTGCGCGATTGTATATATACAATGCCATTTTCATTGTTCAAAAAAACTCCCAGTGATTGCTTTGAAATAAATCTTTTATCAGAAATGTGTCGCCCTTTTATTGAAAATCACATCACCCCGGGGCCCCTCAAGGGGCACCTCACGCGGGTGCCTTTCTGTGGCTCCGATTGGGCGGAGTTGCTTATTTGGAATTGAATTACTCATATTATTTCTCAATAAGCTAACGAATGAGCGAGAGTCTCTCCACGAGCCACAGAATGGCACAGGAGAAAGGCGCCCCTTGAGGGGCCACGGGGTGACAGTTCTTACTTCAATGCTTTATAAAATGCAAAAAGGTAAATTGAAACCTAATTCAATTTACCTTTTTGCTCTGTTCATTAAACCGGTGAAGAAGGAAAGATTAACGGGTTATTAAAAATTACATTTTCACCACTTTCTTAGTTACCACATCTCCGGAACGCGGGTTAATTAATTGCAGGAAATAAATTCCATTGTGAAATTGATGAAGATCAATTTGCAAATAGTTATTTCCCTGCTCAAGCGGTTGATTAAGATCCATCAGCATTTTACCGGTCTCATCCATCACATGCACCACACAATTGTAGCTCTCGCCTGAATATAAATTTACCGTGATGGCTCCGTTAGTAGGATTTGGATAAATGTCCTGCACTGCAATCTCTTCACCGTAATTTTTCAACAACACAACATTGGAATAGGTGTAAGCACCTCCAATGTCGGTCTGCTTCAGCCGGTAATAATTATTGCCGCTCAGCGGACTGCGGTCATAGTATTGATAGTCCCGCATGGTGGTAGAAAGTTCGTAGCCATCCATGGTGCTGATGGTTTCAAATGTTTCGCCGTCAGCAGACCGCTCAATGGTCCAGAAATCGTTGTTGAATTCTGACAGGGTAGACCAGTTCAACAGATTATAGTCAAGAAATGTCTGACCATAAAAATCTGAAAGGGTGATGGGTAAACTTGAAGAACCTGTCCATACCAGCGATAGACTGCTGCCATTAAAAGACGACCAGCCATCTATCAGAAATATGTAGTATTGGTTTGCAGCAACCGCAGTTTCTCCGTACGTTGAAGTACAGGTGGGACACCCTATCGAGCGCAGCCATCCATCGCCACCCGCGCCCTCTGTACCATCGAAGTAAGAATCACTTAATCCACCGGCTGAGCCTCCGTTGGCGGCAAACGTGCATCGTAATGGCGCTGTGGTTATGTTTGAACAGTTACTGTTGGCATAAGGACCCCAAATGGCAAAATCAATATCCTGCCCTGCAGCCGGCGTTAGTGTAAACCCAATAGTGCCGACGCTGGTCACTTTCATTTTATACCAGAGTGAGCGATGCTCGCCACCAACGAGGCAACCAAAAGTGGTGGAACTATATTCCTGTGTACCATAGCTGGTAGCGGTGCCTGTCAGCGTGAAATAGCTATTTACATCCAAAGCGCCAGCACAATCCTGTTGTGTAGCACCGGTAATACAGATAGTGAATGTATAGGCATTTCCGGTTGAATTGTTTCCCGAATCAAAAACCCGTACATAATAAGTAGTTCCAACAGTAAGTCCTGTTGGATTCAATATAGCTGAACCGAGTGGTGCTGCTGCAGCGGCACAAACCGTACCGCCTAAAGTTGATTGCGTTGGAGTAGCCGCAGGCCCTACACAAAGTTGTGCGACCGGTTGCATGCTGCTGGTGCTTGCAGTTCCGGTTACGGTGATGGTGGGATTTGTTGTGGTTGCAACAAAAGAATACCACACATCATCATTCGGTGTGCCTGAACAAACAGTTGCAGGTGCAGTTGATTGTGTTGCATTTTTGGTAGTACCTGCAGTGGCGGTACACGGAGATCCTGCAAAAATACTGGTAGCTGTGGTGCATTCGTTGTTTGCAGGGATCAATATAGCGGTGCAGGCAAGCGATGCATTCCATCCTTTTGAATGACTGCTGCCATCTGAAATAAATTCAAAGGTGATACTCGATCCGGAAGAACTAACTGCAGCAGGCATAGTTGCCCCATTAAATCCTGCGAAAATGGGACCTGTATTGGTTTGAAGAAGGGGAGATGCGTTACTCGGTCCATCATAAACCTTCAATACATCTCCTGAACACAAATAAAATCCATTTATATTATTCCAGGTTACTGTAACATAAGTAGTACCTGAGGTAACGAACGTTTCCACTATATTGGAATTATCCAGATAATCTCCCGTGCTTGCTCCCGGGCAAGTGGTAGCACCAATAGCAGGTTGATGTGCTGTGGAAGGATCATTAAAATTAGCAGTACTACAATCTAAAAAATAACTGCCCGGTTGCATAAAGTAATTCCTGGTAAGCGTGGCAGCCCAACCTTTGCAAACAGTAGCGGCATCAGAAGTAAATTTGAAAGTAATGGAGCTGCCTGTAGTGCCTGTTGCGGTTGCGATAAAAGATACGTTGGTATAGGTTGCGAGTTTGGTTGAAGCAACACTTGCCCCATCATAAATTGTTAATGTATCACCGGCGGCAATGCTTGCTACGGAAAATGTGACAACAATGTTTTGTCCTGTTCCGGCAGTAAAGGTTTCCACTATATTTGAGTTGTTGCTGTAATCATTTACTCCAGGTGTAGCTGTACAGGAGGCGCTTCCAAGGTTTCCTCCTGAATCATAAAAATTATATATGGAAGGAGCAGTACCACTTAAAACTTGAGTGCCTGCTGTCATACTAAAATTATATGTTTGAGCAAAGCTCATAAACGGTGCAAAAACCAATAGCAGCAAAACCAATTGCGTCGCTGTTATTATTTTGAAGGACCTGTAGATTGTAGCAATGTTCATCGGGAGGGTGGTTTAATTCAAAATGGTATGTGACTCAGGGGAAAAACCAATTGCCAACATAAGAAAAAATAATGGTAAAAACAACCAATATTTATCCACGGGTTAAAGTTAATTGGTCTATAGAGGTTACTTATGTTTAATTGTGCGGAATTCTTACTAAATAGTTGGGATATAAACAGGACTGATTTGAAGGGCATATCTTAATGTTGGAACTCTCGCCGTCCCGCCAGAAAACTTTGTGCATGTGGGCGGAGCACTGCGGGCGCAAGACATAAGCTTGTAGAATTTTGATCACAACTACTATTGCTCCGGGTTGGGGATTGCTTCTCAAGCCACAGGCAATAGTGGATTGGAAGTGCATGAAAGGCGGGATCGCTCCATGAGTCCTTTGGACAAAGACGGCGTTGATTGGAATGCCTTTGCAAACATAAGATGACGGCTTTTATTGGAACGGCTTCGCCGCAACAATTAAGCAATTAATCAATTAGACAATTTTAACATACAAATGGCTTCGCCGCAACCATTTAACCATTTAACAATTTACACCACATCCCAACACTGTAACATCAACCCCACTTTTCCGTCACACACCTATTCACCAAATAGTTTATTTATTTTTCACAAAAATTAATATCCAATGTTCAAGAATTTTTCTGGCATCCTGTATTGTTTGTTGTTGTTTTCAACACAGGTATTTTCACAAAATTACTATCTGGGTGCAGCAGGTGAATCTATCTTTTCGGTTGGAACAGTAGAGGCCGGCGCCGAAGATATTCGTCCGGTGCTACGGTGGTCTCCGGTTTTAAATTTCCAGGAGCAACTGCATATTGATTTTTCTCCCGCATTTGGAATTTACACCGGTCTGGGAATCCGCAACGTAGGACTGATCAGTAAAGTTGAATATGTGGATGATCAGGATATTAATAAATCAGCAACCATTAAGGAGCGGTCCTATGCATTAGGATTACCATTGTTATTCAAATTGGGAGACATGAAAGACGGCGTTTACTTTGCGGGTGGCGCTGAAGCTGAAGTGATGTTCGCTTATAAAAGAAAAATTTTTGAAGGAGATTCAAAGAATAAATTCACCAGGTGGTTTGATGATAATGTGAATATTTTTAATCCATCGTTGCTTGCGGAAGTACATTTTCCGAAAGGACAGTATTTGCGGTTCAAGTATTACATGAAGGATTTTCTGAACTACAAAGGGATTCAGATGATAGACGGAACAGAGCTTCCGGATTATGGTGAGAAGAGTCCGTTGTTCTATTTTTCTTTCGGCGCGTTAACATTAAAGAAGAAAGTGAAAGAAAAGACGGAGAACACCACGACTGAATCAGCATATTTCAAAGCTGAGTGATCAGGATGGAATTATTTTCTTTCCACTTGAATATTTAAATATCCGGAGATAGCTATTATTTAGTCACCCCGTGGCCCCTCAACGGGCGCCATACTCCTGTGCCATTCTGTGGCTTCGATGAAGCATTTTTTTATAAGTCAGATTGATGAAGGGGCATCGTGTAACCTTTAGATTTGTAAACAGGACAATAAGTATTCATACAATGTATGTTGGTCATGATTACTCTCTGCAGCAGATTTTTTTGCTCCCTGAGCGCAGCCGAAGGGCGCAAAAAAATACGCGATCAATCAACTTCCAAAATTCGGGTAACTTCTTAGGCCCTTTCCATTTAAAATCAAACACAATTAGGAGCGAAAGAAAAGTTTAGGTGTGAGACGCGCCTTGAAGGCAATGTCATTTAGTTAAGCGAATAGTGTTGAAAAGCATCCTGAAAAAGCGTGGCGTTGGTGCGCAACAATTTTTATAAAATTTTTGAAAATTATACCTGTTAATTTACTATTCTTACAAAAGAGTTTTACAAATGCCTTTTGATAGTTGATCATGCAAACGAAGTATCATTTTGCTCAGCGTTCAGGCTTCACTGGCATTTCAGGTAAGACCTTCCGGATTTGTTTTGTAAATGAGATATTATGTCGCTTTTGGTTTCGCTCATACGGTTTTTAGATGAAGAGGAGTTAGGAAAACTTAAGCAAATGCCTCTTTCAGGCAAGGAAAAGTTAGTGATGCAAACCATCATACAGCAACCCACTATTGAAGAAATATCAAAAGAGGGCATGTTGCGGCACTTAGGACTCACTTCTTCGCACTACGATAAAATCGGCACTGTGGTGCTTAAAAAAGCATACAGGACACTGGCGGGTGAAAATGAATTGGAGCAATTGAATTTTCTAAGTAAAAAATTCATGTTCCGTCATCTGTTTCACGAAATACGTCATGTTGCCTCGAAACTTAAAGCGAACAATGCTTCACCGGAAGTAATTGAAAAGTACGCGGGTGCTTTATTTAATTTTTCTATCAATGTGCCCGCCAAATATTTCGACGAAAAATTTGTAGATCAAAATGCCACTTATTACCTGTCAACTATTACAGGTGATAAGACTGCAAAGGAACTTGAAGTATGGTCGAAAATACTATTTGCCAGGTTAAATAAACTGACCCAGCAGGCCCCGGATGCACGTGCCACAGGTAAAATATTGAAGGAAGTAAAGGACCTTGAGTTGAATTTTCAGGAAGTTGCATCGATTGAACCAAAGGCAGTATTGTATCATGTGTTGGTAAACTATTACCGGCTGGTTGAAATGAATGCCGAAAAACGCACTTACTA includes these proteins:
- a CDS encoding EamA family transporter, translated to MRRSYLYLHTAILLWGFTGIFARAIDLTEGVLVWYRLLLTSICWLVIAVVTKKVSVLPLKEALRISFVGLLVAIHWLFFYGSIKYSNISVGMSCLAMIAVFSSILEPLITGRRFQWFELGLAMFAALGMFLIFEFNVQYRTGVFLGLISAFLGSYFTIRNKMLMADYNSETVTTYELCSGFIYLTLLMPLYLWLFPTQKYLPASGDWILLAVFTVVCTVIPFNLSMKALRNISAFTANLSINMEPLYGITLAFIFYHEQDDLHPGFYAGTLIILSSVVIYMFLKFRQLRKSRQAATEDLASAELL
- the ltaE gene encoding low-specificity L-threonine aldolase, coding for MIDLRSDTVTRPTKPMLEAMMQAPVGDDVFGDDPSINALEAKAATLFGMEAALYCPSGTMTNQIAVKTHTQPGDEVIIERTNHVYYYEAGGIAFHSGCSVRLINGDRGRIKPNDITDNVNPINDHSATTRLVSIENTANRGGGSYYSLEEIMNLSKTAHDAGLKIHLDGARIFNALVELNVQPVEVGMHFDSVSCCLSKGLGCPVGSLLISNKDFIKRARKYRKIFGGGMRQAGILAAAGIYALDHHINRLIEDHLRAKEIGNVLTTSAYVEWLMPVETNIIIFKLKEQYAADQFVQKLKAQQILAIPIGKNQVRMVTHLDVDDNMLQRVVDALKVAF
- a CDS encoding OmpA family protein; its protein translation is MRQFTKLFFAVVLTNFLLVAQLNAQSTKRPWLIGAGLNVIDFNAPYNFDQVFKTEYWNVLPAISKLTLARNLNPSFAVDLQVGGSRITTITNGEDIGARGFVDADVDLRYKFDNGYIIKENAVFAPYLFAGGGINYLSQDALRANVGGGLGFNFWFWKDFGLYVQSAYRLVPGGDETVAGKQNYMNHSAGIVVRFGKHDTDKDGIEDDEDACVDEPGPATTMGCPDRDNDGVADKSDACPDAAGPVTLNGCPDADADGIADKDDRCPSVAGTKALNGCPDRDGDAVADMDDLCPDQKGLVDMKGCPDTDGDKVSDKDDKCPTRAGTVALKGCPDRDADGIADDDDRCPQDAGPASNGGCPVPKAEEIQSINVSAKSIQFVTGSDKIQAGSYGTLDNISSLMMKYPNTRWSIEGHTDNVGKEAKNLALSKARAASVKNYFISKGVSADRLDSEGYGQIRPIADNKTAAGRTENRRVEIKLIEINVKQ
- a CDS encoding T9SS type A sorting domain-containing protein; its protein translation is MNIATIYRSFKIITATQLVLLLLVFAPFMSFAQTYNFSMTAGTQVLSGTAPSIYNFYDSGGNLGSASCTATPGVNDYSNNSNIVETFTAGTGQNIVVTFSVASIAAGDTLTIYDGASVASTKLATYTNVSFIATATGTTGSSITFKFTSDAATVCKGWAATLTRNYFMQPGSYFLDCSTANFNDPSTAHQPAIGATTCPGASTGDYLDNSNIVETFVTSGTTYVTVTWNNINGFYLCSGDVLKVYDGPSNASPLLQTNTGPIFAGFNGATMPAAVSSSGSSITFEFISDGSSHSKGWNASLACTAILIPANNECTTATSIFAGSPCTATAGTTKNATQSTAPATVCSGTPNDDVWYSFVATTTNPTITVTGTASTSSMQPVAQLCVGPAATPTQSTLGGTVCAAAAAPLGSAILNPTGLTVGTTYYVRVFDSGNNSTGNAYTFTICITGATQQDCAGALDVNSYFTLTGTATSYGTQEYSSTTFGCLVGGEHRSLWYKMKVTSVGTIGFTLTPAAGQDIDFAIWGPYANSNCSNITTAPLRCTFAANGGSAGGLSDSYFDGTEGAGGDGWLRSIGCPTCTSTYGETAVAANQYYIFLIDGWSSFNGSSLSLVWTGSSSLPITLSDFYGQTFLDYNLLNWSTLSEFNNDFWTIERSADGETFETISTMDGYELSTTMRDYQYYDRSPLSGNNYYRLKQTDIGGAYTYSNVVLLKNYGEEIAVQDIYPNPTNGAITVNLYSGESYNCVVHVMDETGKMLMDLNQPLEQGNNYLQIDLHQFHNGIYFLQLINPRSGDVVTKKVVKM
- a CDS encoding DUF547 domain-containing protein, which encodes MNSVILSQQLLLAIKTNTSSELFIQELERKPARILYEELMNENRRKIYWINLYNAFVQWLIQKQTPDFSNRLNRINFFSGRKINLSGTLLSLNDIEHGMLRNSSIWWSMGYLQKMMPSNFEKQLRVPLDFRIHFALNCGAVSCPAISFYSPDESDQQLNNAMKTFLDQEVILNNDRSSAKVSSIFKWYRGDFGGQAGIIQLISNHYGINRNQLRKLIFKPYDWNISPGNFSVL
- a CDS encoding rhomboid family intramembrane serine protease; its protein translation is MAFDITLLIIILTVATSIAAFQSTDLMNRLLMNPYAVKHGRQWYRFISSGFIHANWTHLLFNIIVFYSFSSIVKYYYDYNFGMRSTWYFIVLYLGGMIISDLPTYIKHQNHSWYNSLGASGAVSAVLFAFVFLDPLGTIYFYFLPMPGIVMGVLYLGYSWYMARQGGDNINHDAHFYGAVFGVVYTLLLKPSLGLDFIDKLLHRA